TTTTACATGATCATTATGCACTCTACCGTTTTACACacttgtatataatttttttaactttttttaactttttttgaatgaaactttctaactttttttttaacttttcaatCATTGTCATTTGTAATCAAGTGCTTGTCCTaactagaattttttttttgaactttgaCAAAAACTGATGGTTTTAGaggttaaataggtaaaactTTGAATCTCATATGTTAAATAGGTTAAATGAAAAGATAGAAGATTAAATAGGTATAAGTCAAGGAGTTATATTATGCATTAAGCCAAATGATTTATGCGgttaagtttaaatttttgaagGCAAATTCATGTATTACAATTTACACATTCAACTTAATCTTTAAGACTTATATTTGTTGGACAGCTTGTATTTGTGCTTATTCATGTTGATGCCTTAACGAGGATCGAATTTTTCTACCCTTCTCGTTAAGTAACTTGACATAATTTCTTTACATTATATTTAATCCACacatattttcattttattatccAACTTATTTAATTTCTTGGCCAACcatttaatttcattaattataacttagttttaataaatatatttcaacTAGTGACagctataaatatttattaaaaggcctaatatcttaaaaCCCGACCTTTCacccccttttcaatcataccctgacgctgcaaatcagtcaattttaccttattttgtatttttttcatttcaattgtaccccgaAGCATAAAAttcgactttttttatttgacaaaagttcaaaaaaattctctaaattgacatttttttgcattagatttaactttttatattaaattgatcatttttaaagaatttttttatacttttgttaaataaagaaaaagcaattttatgctttagggtacaattgaaatgaaaaaaatgcaaattagggtaaaattgacaaatttgcaacgtcagggtaggattgaaaaggggacgaaaggtcggagtttttttaaggcattaaacCTTATTAAAAAcgaaaatcaatttttaagaaataataactaaatataGCTTTTTTTCGATTGAAcggtatttattaaaattatgttataattgaaaaattaaaatgtttgactgcaaattaaaagttgattttttttatagatatatCTAGTAGAATACATGTTATTTTTTCTTGGTGATTATAGCTCTGAAAAATAGTGCCACTttaaaaatgtgttttaatgTAATAGGCTATGTCTACAAAACATAGAGGACATAGTCCacttataaatttttctttttgtatatacttataaaaaaatgcatcaattttttatttaggcaaaataatttttatatttataattttgatcagtttattaaatatatttttaaaaaaatataaaatatttcggtCCGTCAATTTTATGAATTGGAATAAACATatccaatttttaatttaaaactattttCGAGCATATAATCATCATTGAAATTCACATAACCattcttaaatttaaataaaaaattaattatataaagtaATTATTCGTAAAATCAAAAATGTATAAagtatatatcaaaaataaatataatttgtcgtttgaatataattgttttaattaataaaattaatatattaaaatgttcaattattttaaagaatatatCCGATAATTTGAATAAAGTTGACATAaaacatctttttttttatgaatacatAAAACATCTTCTTTTTCAAAGAGTAAACAGTTTGGATTATTCTAATTACAAAGCAAACAATTGATTCAATAGATAGAGGGGGAGTATAAGAATTATAATTACATAAGTGATATCAATAATCATAATCTAATCATAAAAAATGCTCAAGTCTCACAAACACATGATCCCCATATAATTGAGTAAATTTCGGGTTCAAACTGCCAAATCATGAAACACAACATATTTCTGTTTATAATAGTGGACATGTAAAAACTAGTCTTCACTTACTTTCTGATACAGGTCGATCTTAAagggtcgcccgtactgtttctcctgcacaagtaacagaTGTAAGCTCAAGGGACCCCAGGCTGGTTTAGCCTGGAAGCcgctccgatgcttaagtcaataAGGGTTTTTTAGTGAGTAAATGAGTGTTGAAGTGTTTAAGTCTTTTTCTGCGTACCTTTCCCAACATTCTGCGGCTTCCTTTTATAGTGAGTTTATGGCAGTTGTCatctggtaaatcgtgggtttgtcccacgattTCTGATGATGGTTAAGTCACGTTCTCCGAATATCCCGGGTAGTGGAGATAGGGAACGAAGTGGACGAGGTAAGCTTGATATCGATCGGGCGAAGTCTGATTAAGACCGAGCTGTGCGATATTTATATCATATCTGGGCGATATTCCTTTCGGAGTGCAAAGTGGGCGAGTATAGCGTTTCctaggcgatgcttggagttcggATATTCTTAGGTCGGTATCAGATGTCCCCCCCCCTAATGATCTCGCTTAGTCAAAGACTTGAAGcgccaattttcaaaattcaaattcccGGATTTTTCGAGATTAtttgaatttcaaacgtttccttcaGCAGTTACGAATTTCAAGCGTTTTTTGGCATATAAAAGAACGCAacctttggttttttttcattgattgattgattgtttCGAGGAGTTCCCTGCCACTAGGTACTTGAGTGCCCTATTTCTGACTTGACATATAAAAGAGGTACTagtttctcattttaatttttattcttgcTCTCTGTTTTGTCTAGTTCTCTCATCGTTGCTAATCATCTTTTCTAAACAGGCTTTCTTCGAGTTATATAGTGCCAGATTCTCTTCTTTCATCAGTAAGTGACTTAGCGTTCTTTGCTTTTCTTCTagtgttctttttattttctgctCTATTCTTCAGTTAGCGCTTTTTAGGATGTCTTTTTCCGAGGTTTCCTCTActacttcttcttctccttcttcttcttctgggGGCGCTTCCAGTGGTTCTCCTTATCCTACTCCTCTTGCGGTGCTGGTTGATTTGAGTTCTGATGAGGAAAGGTTATCTCAGAAGGTGGTTCCAGATAGTGAGGAGGGCGTGCCCCTTGTGGAAGATATTGATGCGCCTTTAGGGCTTAGTGACAAAGAACCGGGAGGCGAGGTTCCCTTGGGAGGGGTTGATGATGACGAGGGCGAGTTGGGCGATGAtgaggaggattatgttttgaAAAAACGTAAAGCTTCCAAAAAACGTAAAGCGTCTCCTGGGGCGTCCTCTGGCAAGAAAAAACCTTTGTCCGAGTGGCCCATTGTCCTTGGTCAAAGTGCCCTTGTATGGATTAGGGCGAGGTACGAGATTCCCCCCACCATCGGGCTCCGAATTCCTTCTGAAGGTTCGGCTGTTGACCAAGTCCTAGGTGACGACGAACAGTTGATTTTTATAGAAGATTTTGAGGCAGGCTTGAGGCTACCGCTTGATGGCTTTACATAGATGGTGTTTGACCATCTTAAAATTCCTTTAGGTCAACTTCATCCTAACGCCCAACGCCACTTGACGGGGATTTTCATTCGTGGGCTCCATCTGAAGAGGTCGGTTGGCTATGAAATTGTTCGGGCGATTTATTTTCTTGGGAGGAAGAAAAGTGATGAGTTCTTCTATCTACAACCCGGCCGATCTCCCTTTTGTGGCCTTCCCAATTCTTTAAAACGGTGGAAAGGTTCCTTCGTGATTGCTAAACAGGAAGGGGGTTGGGGCTCCATCCCCAATGTATTTTTGGAAGGTCCTAGGAAATTGGACAAGGTGAAGTTGAACGAGGATGATCAGAAAACGCTGCTTTTGCTCCGGGATGGCGAGAAGGTTCATGTGGTGAAGCTTATTGATCATTATTTTGGCTGGGATCAAGGCGTTGCTTCCAAGAGAAGCAGGAGAGTAAGGAGTGGCAAGaaggggaagaagaagaagaagaatgatgaTAAACAGGAAACCTCGCCTAAAAACGAGGGCGAGTTTCCTGATGGGGGCGAACCACCTCTTTCTTCTCCCCTTAATATTTCTTCTATGCCCCTTAGTCCTTCTGGTACCTTGTTTGTACCATGAAGCTTTTGTTCTCTTTGAATTCTGATTTTTAGTTCctgatatttgtttattttcttggAATTCTCAGTGGTTAACTTCAAGGAGCTCCAACAGAAGGTTATGGAGGATAGAAGAGCTCGCCGAGAGAAAGAGGTGCGGGAGAAGGAGGCTCTCGCCCAGGCTGTCTCTGCGAAACTCTCCGAGGTTGGGAAGGGGCCTCAAGAGAAGGTGGGCGATGTTCCTTCCAAGACCGGAGATAAGCTGTCTTCTTCCCAGAAGGATGATGGCTCTGCCCCAAATCCTCCCGCTGCTTCCAGGGTGGTGCTTCCTGGTTTTGCAATTAGGGAGCCTGTTCTGAGTCCTCCTTCCGCTGCTGTTCCCTCTTTCACTGGTAAAGGGAAGAACAAAGTGGAGGTTCCCTCGAAGGATAAGAAGTCCAAGTCcattcctcctcctcctccagcTGTAATGACTGCTTCTTCGGGCTCGAAGAGACGAGCTCCTTCTTCTGGGGGCGAGGATGTTGCTGAGGAGGGTCCTTCCATGAAGAAGCCGCGGAAGGACGTTATGGTGACTCAGGTCGACCTCATCCTTCAAAAATACGGGATGGAGGCCACTAGCCGTTGTCCGGCTGTTGCGGCTGACATCTTTAGGGGTTCTTGCTGCCCTTCTGATGTCGATTATTATCTGAAAAGGCCGGACGACGTGCTGATCGACGAATGCTTTGCCGGCCTGCTAAGGGTGATTATTTTCGTGCCTTTTTTTTCTCCCCTTCCTCTTTTTCCTTTTGttattaactttattttattttgtttccagACCAGTTTCGCTCTCCGCCAATATCGCTCAAACCGTCTGAATGACGAGGATGTGCTAGTCAAGCTGAGGGCGGAGTACAAGCTTTTGAAGGGGAAGCATGACTCCCTTAAAGCTGAGCATGGCGGGTGTGCTCCTAAGCAAACCTCTCTTCTCGCCGATGTGGATCGGTTGTCGAAAGAAAGGGAGAGTGCCGTTAAACAGCAGCAGGCGCTATCTGCTGAGGTCGCCCGCCTTAAAAAGGAGAATAAGAGTTTATCGGCGGAGGTGGTGATCAAGGGGAGTGATTATGAGGAGCTAAAAAAGGAATTTGACACCACCGTCCTGGCTCTTACTGAGAAGGTGTCTGCCGCTGAGAAGAAGCTTTATTTGAAGCGGGGTCGACTGACTCGTGAGAAGGAAAGGCGTCGCCGCAATACCGCCCAGCTGGCCAACGATCTGACTGATTTTACTGAGGCTATTGTGGGTACTTACTTAGAGCGTCATCCTGATGGTGACGTTGACTTTTTGTACGGCTTTCCTTCTGGGGTCAACAGTGAGAGCGAGCCAGATTCCCCCGAAGACTTGtttgtttccatcaagtctgaaaaGGGTGGAAGTGTTGCTGAGGTCGCTAAGCAGTCTGCCCAAGGGGCCCAGGAACCTGCTAAGGCTGGCGAGAAGCCTCTCGTTCCTGGTTTGGGAGGTAGTCCTGAGGAGAAGGACTTCGGTTTGATTATTTCTTCTGAGCGCCCTTATGCTGCTCTGGAGTTATTGGATAGGCCCTCTGATTTGGATTCTATTCTTCCCGGGGCCGATCCTCTTAGTCTAGCCGACGTCCCTTCTCCTACCCGGTCTGGCAACATTGTTGTCGCTGCTTCTTCAGTTGTGGGGAATTCGCAGGAAGCATTATCTGACCCCGCTACTTCCGAGGTTGTTAAGGGAGCTCTCCCTGAGAAGACTGAGGATGTGAAGCTTTAGGAGCCCCTCcctttttcccttttttttgttatgtactttgtacatttgtgtattttcttttgttaggaATTTTATTTTTCCCTTGTAATTTTTGTGGGGCGTTTTTTAccctctttttaatatatatcttttttgcATCCTTTATATTTGAGATAGCTAGTTTCTGTGTTCTCTTTATTTTGGGCGATATATATTTTGACCGTGTATTTTCCTTTTTGGGAATGAACTCGTCAGTTCTCCTctttggaaatattttaaataatcaataattatGGTAAAGAGACGATATCTGTGGAAATTCCTTGTCCGAGCAagggtaaattaaaatacttgcatGAATTCAAATACAATACCGTGATGAAATATCACTTGTAGAAATTGAAACACAATGCTGTGATTAAACATCACTTGGAGAAATtgaaatacaatattgaaacTAAACATCGCTTGACTAATTATGTTAATTCTTAAGGAATAACTAATCATGTTGGATGGTGACCCATTGTCGCTAAATTTTCCTCAAGTTGTTGGCGTTCCATGTCCTTGGTATGATTCTTCCCATGGAGTTAGTGAGCTTAAATGTTCCTTCCTTAATGACCTCGCTGATGGTgtaaggtccttcccagtttggcTGCAGTTTTCCGCTTCCtgcttctccttttttgacTTCGGTCTTCCGCATGACGAGGTCGCctagtttgaattttcttttctttacatggctgttgaaatgtttggccatTTTTTGTCTGTAGGCTTCCATCCTGATATCTGATCTGTTGATTTTTTCAACCAGGAGATCCAGATTGTTCCTGAGCTCTTCTTCGTTTTCTTCTAGGTTTAGCTGGTTGTCCTCTGTCCTTGGTGTGGGTGCGCCAATCTCTACAGGAATTACAGCCTCCGTTCCATAAGCTAGGGCGAATGGAGTTTCGCCCGTTGATTCCCTAGGGGTGGTACGGTAGTTCCATAGGACGCTGTAGAGTTCTTCTACCCATCTTCCTTTGTATTCGTCTAATCTTCTTTTTAGTCCGGCCAGTAGAATCCTGTTGGCCACTTCGGTTTGCCCATTTGATTGTGGATGATAAACCGAGGTGAACCtcaaattgatttgatattCGGCACAGAACTTTCTGAATTTCGCTGAGTCGAACTGCTTTCCATTGTCTGTGATTAGCACCTTCGGTATTCCAAACCTGCACAAGATAgatctaaagaaaaagttagttatGCGTTGCTGGGTGATTTTCGCCAGTGGTTCTGCTTCTATCCACTTAGTGAAGTGGTCGATTGCCACTACCAAGAACTTCCGTTGTCCTGTAGCCAAAGGGAGAGGTCCTAGGATATCCATATTCCACTGGGCGAAGGGCCACGCACTGCCGATCGGTTTCATTTCTGAAGCTTGCTTTCTTGGTACCAAAGCATGTTGCTGGCAAGGCCAGCATCCTCTTACTAGCGTTGTAGCTTGTTCTTTCATCGTGGGCCAATAATAGCCTTGTAACAGGGCTTTCCTGACCAGTGTTGATGCTCCGTCATGTGCTCCGCAGGTCCCCTCATGTAATTCTTTCATGATGTACTCTCCTTCTTCTTTGTTCACACATCTTAGCCAGGGATGGGTGAATGACCGTTTGTACATCTGGCCATTGTATATTCCGAACTTTGATGATAGTATCACTATTCTTTTGGCTTCCTTTCTATCCTCAGGGAGTATTCCATTAGCCAAGTATGCTGTGAGGGGGGTCATCCAGGTTTCTTCTCCTTCTACCATCAGTACTTCGccttcttcaatttcttcttgGAAGCTAGGCTGTCGTTTGATTTCATGAGGGACGTTTCTCATTGAATCGTAATTCTTTGTTGCTGCCCACTTTGCCAATTCGTCTGATCTTCCATTCATTGCTCTAGGTATTTGCTGTAACGACCAAGATCGCCCATTATTGGCAAAGAAGGTTTTGGCTTGCTTGGCGTATTTCTTCAGTGTAGCTTCTTTTACTTCGAAGTTCCCTGAGACTTGGTTCACGACCAGTTGTGAATCACTATAGATCTGGACTTCGGAGATATTGAGTTCTTCGCACAATTGCAACCCTGTTATCAGCGCCTCATATTCCGCAACATTGTTGGAAGCTGGAAATTCGAGTCTTGCTGAGTATTCCATTTGGACTCTCCCTGGTCCTTTGAGCACGACTCCGATACCCGCTCCTTCTCCGCAAACTGCTCCATCGACGTGTATCTCCCAGGGAGTCGTTTTGTCCTCCATGGGTTCCTTGAATGTTAATTCTGCGAAGAAGTCGGCTAGTTCTTGAGCTTTCGGTGCTTTTCGAGCTTCATAGATAACGCCCAAGCTTCCTATTTTGACAGCCCATTCTGCTATGCGTCCACTTGTCTCCGCCTTCTGGAGGATTTTTCGTAATGGTTGGTCGGCCCGTACAATGACTTGGTGTCCTTCGAAGTAATGTCGGAGCTTGATGGTGGCGGTGTATACACATAGCGCCAGCTTTTCCAACTTTGGGTATCTTAGCTCCGCATCTCTGAGCACTTTGCT
This window of the Mercurialis annua linkage group LG5, ddMerAnnu1.2, whole genome shotgun sequence genome carries:
- the LOC126681960 gene encoding uncharacterized protein LOC126681960; this encodes MSCSAKRCLPFFKTLKQIKNFTWTAECQQAFKELKSFLSSPPLLARPDPGDLLYLYISCSDETIAGVLVSEKGGEQYPIYYISKVLRDAELRYPKLEKLALCVYTATIKLRHYFEGHQVIVRADQPLRKILQKAETSGRIAEWAVKIGSLGVIYEARKAPKAQELADFFAELTFKEPMEDKTTPWEIHVDGAVCGEGAGIGVVLKGPGRVQMEYSARLEFPASNNVAEYEALITGLQLCEELNISEVQIYSDSQLVVNQVSGNFEVKEATLKKYAKQAKTFFANNGRSWSLQQIPRAMNGRSDELAKWAATKNYDSMRNVPHEIKRQPSFQEEIEEGEVLMVEGEETWMTPLTAYLANGILPEDRKEAKRIVILSSKFGIYNGQMYKRSFTHPWLRCVNKEEGEYIMKELHEGTCGAHDGASTLVRKALLQGYYWPTMKEQATTLVRGCWPCQQHALVPRKQASEMKPIGSAWPFAQWNMDILGPLPLATGQRKFLVVAIDHFTKWIEAEPLAKITQQRITNFFFRSILCRFGIPKVLITDNGKQFDSAKFRKFCAEYQINLRFTSVYHPQSNGQTEVANRILLAGLKRRLDEYKGRWVEELYSVLWNYRTTPRESTGETPFALAYGTEAVIPVEIGAPTPRTEDNQLNLEENEEELRNNLDLLVEKINRSDIRMEAYRQKMAKHFNSHVKKRKFKLGDLVMRKTEVKKGEAGSGKLQPNWEGPYTISEVIKEGTFKLTNSMGRIIPRTWNANNLRKI